Proteins encoded together in one Planctomycetota bacterium window:
- the selA gene encoding L-seryl-tRNA(Sec) selenium transferase, with protein sequence MSSPAPDRASRLRQLPSMDRLLESPTAQELTAEFPRARVKEALQAILAAAREAILAGGDVPAECALLAAAEAALREADRPQLVRAINATGIILHTGLGRAVLPEAAIEAIAREMRGYSVLAADRETGERFERERHVEPRLCALTGAEAATVVNNNSGATMLLLAALARGREVIVSRGQLVEIGGSFRLPDIMAEAGVRMVEVGTTNRSHLRDYERALTPQTAMLLRVHTANYRQIGFTAEVGTREMADLAHRHGCLMADDIGSGALFDMARWGLEHERTAAESIADGADVVLFSGDKLLGGPQAGIFVGRKAPIQAIRKHPLARALRVDKLCLCALEATLRLLANPERIEQTVPTYRMLARSLDELRAQAEALAARIRAAQPSLTVNARQDVTYVGSGSLPGLPFPSWVVTLASPTLSASRLARQLRRNDPPIYPRIERDEVLLDVRTLQPGEDAEIAAALARE encoded by the coding sequence ATGAGTTCCCCAGCCCCCGATCGCGCGAGCCGGTTGCGTCAACTGCCTTCGATGGACCGCCTGCTAGAGTCGCCCACGGCGCAGGAGCTGACGGCCGAGTTCCCGCGCGCCAGGGTCAAGGAGGCCCTCCAGGCCATCCTGGCCGCCGCGCGCGAGGCGATCCTCGCCGGGGGCGACGTGCCGGCCGAGTGCGCCCTCCTCGCCGCGGCCGAGGCGGCCTTGCGCGAGGCCGATCGCCCGCAACTCGTGCGAGCCATCAACGCCACGGGCATCATCCTCCACACGGGGCTGGGGCGCGCCGTCCTGCCCGAAGCCGCCATCGAGGCCATCGCGCGCGAGATGCGCGGGTACTCCGTCCTGGCCGCCGACCGCGAGACGGGCGAGCGCTTCGAGCGCGAGCGCCACGTGGAGCCGCGCCTGTGCGCCCTGACGGGCGCCGAGGCGGCCACCGTCGTCAACAACAACTCCGGCGCGACCATGCTCCTCCTGGCCGCTCTGGCCCGGGGGCGCGAGGTCATCGTCTCGCGTGGCCAGCTCGTCGAGATCGGCGGCAGCTTCCGCCTGCCCGACATCATGGCCGAGGCCGGCGTCCGCATGGTCGAGGTCGGCACCACCAACCGCTCCCACCTGCGCGACTACGAGCGCGCCCTCACGCCCCAGACGGCCATGCTCCTGCGCGTACACACCGCCAACTACCGCCAGATCGGCTTCACCGCCGAGGTCGGAACCCGCGAGATGGCCGACCTCGCGCACCGCCACGGCTGCCTGATGGCCGACGACATCGGCAGCGGCGCGCTCTTCGACATGGCCCGCTGGGGCCTCGAGCACGAGCGCACCGCCGCCGAGAGCATCGCCGACGGCGCCGACGTGGTGCTCTTCAGCGGCGACAAGCTCCTGGGCGGCCCCCAGGCCGGCATCTTCGTGGGGCGCAAGGCCCCCATCCAGGCCATCCGCAAACACCCGCTCGCCCGCGCGCTGCGCGTGGACAAGCTGTGCCTGTGCGCGCTCGAGGCCACGCTGCGCCTCCTGGCCAACCCCGAGCGCATCGAGCAAACAGTGCCCACCTACCGCATGCTGGCGCGCAGCCTGGACGAGCTCCGCGCCCAGGCCGAGGCGCTCGCCGCCCGGATCCGCGCGGCGCAGCCCTCGCTCACCGTGAATGCCCGCCAGGACGTTACCTACGTCGGCAGCGGCTCGCTGCCGGGGCTGCCGTTCCCGAGCTGGGTCGTCACGCTGGCCAGCCCCACGCTCTCGGCCAGCCGCCTCGCCCGCCAGTTGCGGCGGAACGACCCGCCCATCTACCCCCGTATCGAGCGCGACGAGGTGCTCCTCGACGTGCGCACCCTCCAGCCCGGCGAGGACGCCGAGATCGCCGCCGCGTTGGCCCGGGAGTGA
- a CDS encoding carboxymuconolactone decarboxylase family protein — MEKGTPTNRDTVAPAADAPAAAQRACCAGDPTASPTNVSDAHDAFLGAAFAPGAIDAVTKELITISLAVLSRCEPCVRYHVPQALKMGITREEIEEVAWMAIAMGGAPVMMFWNQEANRMPQE; from the coding sequence ATGGAAAAGGGCACGCCCACGAACAGGGACACGGTTGCGCCCGCGGCAGACGCCCCAGCCGCCGCCCAGAGAGCGTGCTGCGCGGGGGACCCCACTGCGTCGCCGACGAACGTCTCCGATGCCCACGATGCATTCCTCGGCGCCGCCTTCGCCCCCGGCGCCATTGATGCCGTGACCAAGGAACTGATCACGATCAGCCTGGCCGTGCTGAGCCGGTGCGAGCCGTGCGTCCGCTACCACGTGCCCCAGGCGCTCAAGATGGGCATCACCCGCGAGGAGATCGAAGAGGTCGCCTGGATGGCCATTGCCATGGGCGGCGCCCCGGTGATGATGTTCTGGAACCAGGAAGCGAACAGGATGCCACAGGAATGA
- a CDS encoding acyl-CoA dehydratase activase — translation MICAGIDAGSRTIKIVLVEADTLDIVGTATADQGVEQEALVTRLYDQLLADRRLDRRAVAGVVATGYSRNLVREADTTITEITCHACGVRHVVPDAATVIEIGGQDSKLLRLNPNGSVRDFAMNDRCAAGTGRFLEMVAARLGVGLDTLGDMALRSSRPAPISSMCVVFAETEIIGLLAAHARPEDIVAGVQTAIVKRVVAMAGRKLAPPVVFTGGVALIPGMDRALEAALGQPVSVAPSPQMTGALGAALLAARHRRE, via the coding sequence ATGATCTGTGCCGGGATAGACGCGGGGTCGAGGACCATCAAGATCGTGCTCGTAGAGGCTGACACGCTCGACATCGTGGGCACCGCCACGGCGGACCAGGGCGTGGAGCAGGAGGCGCTCGTGACCCGCCTCTACGACCAGCTCCTGGCGGACCGCCGGCTCGACCGCCGCGCCGTGGCCGGCGTGGTCGCCACCGGGTACTCGCGCAACCTCGTCCGCGAGGCCGACACGACCATCACCGAGATCACGTGCCACGCCTGCGGCGTGCGCCACGTCGTGCCCGACGCGGCCACCGTCATCGAAATCGGCGGCCAGGACAGCAAGCTCCTGCGGTTGAACCCGAACGGCAGCGTGCGCGATTTCGCGATGAACGACCGCTGCGCGGCGGGCACGGGGCGCTTCCTGGAGATGGTGGCAGCCCGGCTGGGCGTGGGTCTCGATACCCTGGGCGACATGGCCCTCCGCAGCAGCCGCCCCGCCCCGATCAGCAGCATGTGCGTGGTGTTCGCCGAGACCGAGATCATCGGCCTGCTCGCCGCCCATGCCCGGCCCGAGGACATCGTGGCCGGCGTGCAGACCGCCATCGTCAAGCGCGTGGTGGCCATGGCGGGGCGCAAGCTGGCGCCGCCCGTGGTCTTCACAGGAGGCGTCGCCCTGATCCCCGGAATGGACCGGGCGCTGGAGGCCGCGCTCGGCCAGCCCGTCTCCGTCGCGCCGAGCCCCCAGATGACCGGGGCGCTCGGCGCGGCCCTCCTCGCCGCCCGGCATCGCCGCGAGTGA